Below is a window of Gloeocapsa sp. DLM2.Bin57 DNA.
CGGCTATCTCTGCTAAGACAGTAGCCACTATTTTACCGCTATGGCGCATAATATCTATTTCTGCTGCCGATTTTATTTCTATACCGCGACGACTTTGACGCATTACTGGAGGTGAAGAAAGTTGTTTACGAATTTGGGTAAATAAGAGATTTTGAATTATTTTCATTCTTTAACAAAATCGAGAATCAAATAACCCATCCAACCGAAACGACTAATGATCGCTAAACCCTCGGTGGTATTAAAAATAGTTGAGTTGGGATTAGCTTCTCTCATGATGCGATTGACGATGGGATAGGTTGGTAAAGTATTTTTAGTGATATCTACCACTGTAGCCAATTTAAATCCAGTTTTTTGAGCTAATTCCTGATACTGTGACAGAGAGATAAAGCTGAAGACGGGATTACTACTTTTAGCTGTTCCATAGGTGGTAGCAATACGGGGATTAAGCTTATTTTCCCAATATTGCCAAATTCCTGCAAACCAAGGTACAGGGAGAAAGTCACAGATAGTTAACTTTCCTCCTGGTTTGAGTAACCGATAAGCTTCTTGGAAAAATTCTAACCGACTAGGAAAAGCAAAAATACACTCTACCGCTAGAAGGCGATCGCCTTCTAAACTATCTAAGGGTATGGCACAAGCGTTAGCGTTAATAAAGTCTATGCTATTATTACCTTTAGGCTTAACTAACTCCCGTGCTCTTTTAATTTGTTCTCCATCAATATTGATTCCCGTTAACTTGAGATAATCAAAATGATCATTGAGATAACTAATTGTCCCCCCAAACCCACAACCTACGTCTAATATCGTCTGATTGTCGCTAATTTGGGCTATTTCTACCATTTTCGCGCTTAGTGCTTCTGCAGCCCCGGCAAAGTCTTCTAATGTTCCTGTCGCTGATTGTGGATTCTCCCAATAACCCCAATGGATGTGTTTGCCAAAAGCCATCCCAGCGGTGCGATCGCCCTTGTTTATTCTAGTGGGTAAATTATCAAAATATGGTGATGGTTGAGACATAGACTACCCCAAGGTTTTGAGAATTTGTAACGACTCTTCTACATGAGCTTTGAAATCTAACATAGAATCAAAAATATGTCTAACGATTCCCTCTTTATCGATAACGTAGGTCACACGTCCTGGTAAAATAAACATAGTTGCGGGTACACCAAATAGTTTGCGCACTTGGTTATTTTGGTCACTCAACAAAGTAAAAGGAAGATTGTATTTACCAGCAAAACGTACATGAGAATCAACAGAATCCCCACTAATCCCGATTACTTCTGCTCCAACCTCGCTAAAAACCTCATAACTATCTCTAAAAGCGCAAGATTCTGCTGTACAACCTGGTGTATCGTCTTTAGGATAAAAATACAAGACTACGTTCTTTTTTCCCAAGAAATCACTTAATTTGACTGTTTGACCTGATTGAGAGGTCAGAGCAAAATCTGGAGCGCGATCGCCTACTTTTACCATCTTAAGATAATCCTTTATGCTTAATCCCCGAGAAATATATAATTTACTCCTCGACGCTAGTCAAGTTGATCATAGCGTCAAAGAGATTGTAATTGGCTTAACCTGGACTATGTGTCAAAGCGATGCTATTGGCTTAGCTATGAGTCCTGGTATCCCTAATCGTACTTTACCTTGGTCGGGCACTTTAGTCAATCAACCCCTAACTAATCTTACCCCTTGGTTACGTTCTTGGGATATTTATGAAGCTACAGTAGGTATGGCTGCGGTTAATGCTGCTATCAATAGTCAATCTACTTTAATCTGCCAAGCAACCCCTATCACTACTAATAAATCTGCTAATTTAGCCGTTTTTGACCATTTTCTCCCCCAAATACGTGGTAAAAAGGTGGTGGTTATTGGTCGTTATCCTCGTTTAGCACAATATGAAGCAGAGATGGAAATCACTGTAATTGAACGTCAACCAACGGGTAATGATTTACCAGATCCCGCTTGTGAATATTATCTACCTGATGCTGATTGGGTGTTTCTGACGGCTACTTCTATCGTCAATAAAACTTTCCCTCGTCTGGTCGAATTAGCACAAGATGCTCAATTAGTGTTAATCGGTCCTACCTTACCTTGGTTACCTGAATTAGCACAAATGGGGATTAATTATTTAGCAGGGGTTAGAGTTACCAATCCAGACGCTTTAAGACAAACTGTTGCTGAAGGTGGAGGAGTGAGAATTTTTGAGACGGGAGTCCAATACTGTGTACTTGAATTGATTTTATGATATTATAAGAGATTGCAGTGTTTTTTAAATAAATCAACAATGGCTTTAACTCAAGAACAAAAACAAGAAATCATCGCTCAATATCAAATACACGAAACCGATACAGGGTCATCGGATTTACAAATTGCTTTTTTGACTAACCGTATTAACCAACTCACCGAACACCTGAAAATTAACCCTAAAGATCATTCCTCTAGATTAGGATTGTTGAAAATGATTGGTCGTCGCAGACGTCTTTTGGCTTATATTAATAAACAAGATAGCAATCGCTACCAACAACTGATCAAACGTCTTGGTCTTCGTCGTTAATATTACCTCAAAAACTATGGCTTCTGAGTCTTCACGGGAAAAAATACCTTTTGAACCACGTCAAAAGAAGAAAAAATCTCCTCCACAAACAACTGAACCTACACCAATTAAATCACCATACCGCGAAAACTCTGCTTTTGATACCAATAAGGCTAATTTGTCCGCTATACCCGATATAGTCAGTAAGCGGATGATTACTCGTATGATGGCTTTTGCGGGTATTCCTACTTTCTTGGGAATATCATCTTTTTTTATGTTTTATTGGATTGTCAGTAACGAGTTATTTAAAGTACCAACTACCGCTGTAGTATTAGTGACTATGGGTCTTTTCGGTTCAGGAGTTATTGGTTTAAGTTATGGGATTCTCTCAGCTTCTTGGGATGAAGATACAGCAGGAAGTTTTTGGGGTTTTAGAGAATTCCGCGTCAATTTTAGTAGAATGACTTCAGCTTGGCAAAGCGCCAGAAAAGAAGCTAAAAACAGTTGATATGCTCCCCATCCTTTTAGGTTGGGGATTTTTTAGTTAAAATTACCATAATCTATAATCTATTCTTAAACTGTTGATAAAGTTTACTTAATACAAAGGTTTTATGATAGTGACTGACTGAAAGTAAACTTAAATTTATTGAGAAAAATGTCACTTATTACAGAGGTTGAGGTTTTAAATAACCCTGAATCTACTCCAGACTCAATTCGGTTTATGACTTTCAACAGTGCTCTAAGCGATCGCCGTACAGAAGAAGGTCAACTAATAGAAATTCTCCAAGAAACAGATTATGAACTAGCTCAAAATAATGCAGCAATTATTCAGTATCTTCGTCCTGAGATTCTACTCTTACAAGAATTTGACTATGATCCTAATGGTGAAGGAATTAGTCTATTTCAGCAAAATTATCTAGAAATTCCTCAACAGGTAGATGGCTTTAACCTAGATCCGATTGAGTATAACTATGTATATATTCCGCCTACTAACACTGGAGAGTTAGCCTCAGTAGATTTAAATAATGACGGTCAAATTGCTTTACCTAATGATGCCTATGGTTTTGGCAACTTCCCCGGTCAATATGGTATGGTTGTACTCTCTCAATACCCAATTGAGCAGGATAATGTGCGAACTTTTCAAGAGTTTCTCTGGAAAGATATGCCAGGAGGTTATCTAGAAACAAATATAGGTGCAGAAGGAACAACGCCCTTAACTGAATATTTCTCTGCCGAAGCGATCGATGTACTCAGGTTATCATCTAAAAACCACATTGATGTACCAATTAATGTTAATGGCGAAACAATTCATGTTTTAGCTAGTCACCCCACCCCTCCAGTTTTCGATGGTGCAGAAAAACGTAATTTAAAACGCAATAACGACGAGATTCGTCTTTGGGCAGATTATATATCAGGAGGCGATCGCGCTGAATATATCTACGATGATCAAGGTAATGTCGGTGGTTTAGCAGCAGGGGCTAGATTTATCATTATGGGTGATCAAAATGCTGATCCTGTAGATGGTGATTCTGATAAAGGCGATCCTAGCTTAGGGCGTGGGGCGATCAATCAAATTTTAACCCATCCTAATGTTAATACCAGCGTTACTCCCTTTGCTGCAGGGGGTGTAGAAGCAGCCTATCTACAAAAAGATAGCAACCCAGAAGTTTACAATCAGCAAGGTAATCCAGGTCATGATACTTCAGGCTTTGACTTAAGAGTAGATTATGTTTTACCCTCGGATAATTTAGATATTAAGAGTTCAGGAATTTTTTATCCCGATACACAAGATCCCCTTAACCGAGATATATTTTTACCTGAAGGAACGTTTGAAACTGATCAAGCTAGAGATGGATATGATAACAGAGTCTCTGATCACCATGCTGTTTTTGTAGATATCAGCCTAGGCAATAATAGCGACGACGTATTCAGAGTAAATCTCTTTCATCAGTCTGATCAAGAAGGATTTGCCGCAGCTCCTCAAGATGCTAATCGTAATGCAGCGGTAATGAACCGTTTACGCAGTCTTAACGATGATCCTACTCTCTTTATTAACTCAGGTGATTTATGGATCGCAGGATTATATCTAGATGCTAGTGAGGCAATCTTTGGATTAAAAGGCTCAGGACAAGTAATGATCAATAATTACTTAAACTGGCAAACTGTTACTTGGGGTAATCATGAATTTGATATACCTACCGACGAAGTAGCTCAAGCTATCACTGCTAATCCTGATTTGTCTATCGGTTTAAATAATGTTTTTGTTCCTGTAGAAGAAGATTATATAACCTCTGCTAATGGACGTACTGATAATTCCTTTACCGTTGCTGTAGAAGAAACTGAGAATGGAGAAGAAACCGTTCGGACTTTACGAATTCATGGTAATGTCGCTGATTTAAGTAGCCCTCTTTACGAAGTAGCTGATTTAGGTTCAATTCATCTTCATAATGCTGCTGATGGTGGCGCAGTGGTTGCACCTTTAGAAGTTAATGCTACTGAAGATCGATTATCAGCTTATTTCACAGGGGTAATTACTTTAACCGAAGAGTTGGAAGAAGCCTTAAATAACGGCGAACTCTATGTCAATGTTCATAGCGAAAACTATCAATCAGGAGAAGTTAAATCAGTATTAAATCTCGATCGCACCTATCCTGGTACTTTCTTCCCCTATATGAGCAGTAATATGGACTTTGCTGCTGATCCTTATTTAGGTCCACTACAAGTAGAGGGAATGCGCTCCGCTCAAGGTTTGGGTAATCAAACAACCATGGATCCACTTTATATCGATGTTGGTGGAGAAACTTTTGCTGTGGTAGCCGCTACTACCCCCACTATGCCTTCTTTGGCTTCTAATTCAGTGGCTAATGGTGGTATAGTCACTCCTGAAAATTGGGTAGCTGATGAACAAGGTTATGATGATCTAGCCGCCCTCATTCAAGAACAAATTGATCGGGCGATCGCAGGTCCAGATAACATTTTGGGTACTGAAGATGATGTCAATAAAGTAATCGTTGCTACTCATATGCAAAGGATTAATATTGATATCGATGAGTTAGTTCCCCGTCTTAAAGATGTAGATGTTTACATTGCGGGTGGCTCTAACACTATCTTCCAAAATCGAGCTAATCCTCTCTATCCTGGTGACGAGTATCAGATTGAATCCTATCCCCTGCTTCTAGAAAATGCTGATGGATTACCCACCGCTGTAGTTAACACCGATATGAATCATGAATACCTCGGTTATCTACAGTTAGAATTTAATTCAGATGGTGTAATCGTCAACGATTTTAATGGTGATGGTCAATATAACTTCGGTACAGACCTAGATTTTGATATCAGTGTTAGTCGTGCTTATCCTGGTGATATCAGTCAAGTTGAGGCTCTCAATGCTACCAATTTATACGATTCTCGTATCGATAATTTAGCCACTGCTTTGAGCAATCAAATGAACGATAAAGACTCTCGTTGGTATGGTATCACCGATGAATTCTTAAATGGACAAAGACTAGGTGGTGATTTTGACGGTGTCCGTAACCAAGAAACTAACTTAGCTAACCTGATTCACGATAGCTACATTTGGTATAGTCGATTCTGGGATGAAGATGTAGTTATTTCCATGAGTAATGGTAGTGGCATCCGCGCTTCAATTGGACAGATTTTACCCGATAATAGTCGCACCCCCAATGATGCTAACGAAGCTGTAGGTAAACCTGCAGGAGGTATTAGTCAAGCAGACATAGAAAGTGCTTTAGCATTTAATAATAGTATCGCTTTAATTGATATTACAGGGGAAGAACTTAAAATAGCCCTAGAGTCAATTAACGGTTTAGGTAACGGTGATGGCGATAATGGTGCTTACCAAGTTGGCGGTTTCGCTTATTCCTTTGATCCAGATCAACCCGAAGGAATGAGAGTACGTAATGCTCGTTTCCTCAACGAAGATGGTAGTTTAGGTGACTTTATCATTCAAGATGGTGAAGTTATGACTGGAGCTCAGGTCTTTCGTATGGCTACTCTAGGTTTTAATGCTAGTCGGATCTTTAGCTTTATTGAGAATCAAAATCGTGTCAATCTCGATCCTAATGATCCTCAAAATTCTACTGGAGGGGTTATCGCTGAAACACCTGCTGATCTTCCTAATAACGCTCCTGTATTTGGTAACGGTTCACAACAAGATTCTCTAGCAGAATATCTCTATCAATTCTCGCGCATGGGAACTGATGATCCCTCCGATGATGTACCTTTGGGTACTCCTGATACTCTCAGAGAAGAAGATACTCGTATTCAAATTCTCTCTTATCGTGAAGACTCTCTAGCGTCAGATTCTCCTGTAGAACCTCCTATTTCTGAATTACCCCAAAACGTTTTTGGTACAGATGGAGACGATCGCTTTGATAGCGTTTTACCAGGAGAGAAAATGTTTGTAGGTGCAGGTCAAAATCTCTTTACTGGTGCTGGTAATGATGTAGTTGACATTACTTTAGCCAATGGTGGTAACCGCATTGATTTAGGATCAGGAGACGACCTGATCTTTGCAGGTAACGGAGATCGCCTTATCGCTGGCTCTGGTAATGATATTCTGTTCCTCGGTAATGGTCAAGGTAACAATGTGGTTACTGGTGGACCAGGTGCGGATCAATTCTGGTTAGTCACTGATTCTGAAGATATACCCCCAATGGCTCAAACTATCACTGATTTTACTCCAGGAGAAGATGTCATCGGCTTGGCTACTACTGATTTTAGTTTTGAAGATTTAAATATTACTCAAAGCGGTAGCAATACTGTAGTTAGTCTGACACCTGCTAATCAAGATTTAGCCATTCTGCTGAATACTCAAGTTTCTGAGTTGACAGAATCTAGTTTTGTTTTTGCTTAATTACTTACCTATAGGGGCGCAAGCTTTGCGCCCTAGGGTGTAGTGAAAATAAACTAAGAACTAAATTAGTCATTATTTAATTCATTAATAATATCATCAATATTACCACGAAAAACTTGTCCTTGTTCATATTCTTGTCGTGCTTGATTAATGTTATTGGCAATTTCTTCCCTTCTTTTTTCCATTTGTCTATGTTGAACAATATTAATTAAATCCTGTTGTTCATCAAGAGAAAGACAATCAATCATTTCTAAAATTTGGTGAAATTGAACTGGTGATGACACTGTAGCTTTTTCCTTTAAATGCGTTTTAGCTTATCAACAATCAAGAAAAGCCCTCCTGAAGCAGGGCGTTTTTAACCCATTTTTTTGATAAATGTCTCAAATAGTGCCTTATTGACTGATCTGCTGACCTGGAGTATTTTTAGAATTGGCTGATCTTCCCCATTGGTCATTTTTGAGAATGACGCTTCCTTCTTCTGCTTGTTCTAAAACCAACAGAGGAGTCGGTCTAGCGCGCTGATCCCAACTTACTACTACTACTTTACCATTGATCGTGGGTGTCCAATTATCTTGACTATCATCAGGACAAAGATAATATTCTATACAGACGATAATCTCATCTACAAGACTAGAACTAGTGCGAAGCGGTAATTTAGTCAGTTTGATTTGGACACGAAATAAAACATTAGTTCGCCATTGTCCATTAGTTTCTATTTCATAAGTAACATCAAAGGTTTTATCGACTTTGCGTCCACTAGTGTTAGCTATTCCTACAGTGGTTTCTCTTTTGGTGTCTGGTCGTAATGCCTGAGTAATAAGTTGTTTAACTTTTATTTTAATTTGGTTAACGATAACGTAGTGAAAAACCTCCTCATCCATGCGCATTCTCAAATAATCCAGGTTAAAATCACGAGAATGTACCAAATCAGGGTTAGTTTCCATTTTCTGAATAGTGCTTAAAGCTAATTTCAGCTTTTTTTTAAGATCTTTATACTTATATTCTTCTAGACTTAAAGCTTTAGTTTTTTTCTTGAGTTGCCATTGACTATAAAGGAAAAGAGCAAAAAATAAACCAGCTAATGCTATAGGTATATAGGTTAACACTCGTCCCGCCATATTGTTTGCTTGGGCTGAGTCGGTGTTAGGTGCTTGGGCAATTACCTGTGTTTGAGCTATTGTGGCTTTTTCGGGAAACCATGAATAAGACATTGTTGTTAAAATACTTTTAATGGTTATTATAGGGTGCAAGGACAAAAAAGCTTAAGACACTGCTACAATAGCTAGCTCAAACTCAAAGGCAGCACCCGACAGTCTTAGCTATTGAGCGTCAGTATAGCACATTTTTGACTTGTGAGCTAATTTAAACATACTCAGAAAATCAACCCTTAGCATCAGTATTTTTTCTGATACCTATTCAATTCAAATAATAACCAAAGTGCGCATCTTACAGATTATACCTTCTCTTTCCTTGATTTATGGTGGTCCTAGTCAAATGGTTTTAGGATTGTCTCAAGCTTTAGCCTCAGAGGGGATAGATGTTACAATTATTACTACAAATGCTAATGGTGATCAAGGACAACTACCCTTAACTGTACCACTAGGAACTCCTGTAAGACAAGATGGTTATCAGGTTATTTATTTTCGTTGTTCACCTTGGCGACGTTATAAGTTTTCCCTAGGGTTATTAACTTGGTTATACAGAAACGCTAATAACTATGATTTAGCTCATATACACGCTTTATTTTCACCTGTGAGTACAGCAGCAGCTAAAATCGCTCGTTATCGACAATTACCCTATATTTTACGTCCTTTGGGTACTTTAGATC
It encodes the following:
- the rpsO gene encoding 30S ribosomal protein S15; this encodes MALTQEQKQEIIAQYQIHETDTGSSDLQIAFLTNRINQLTEHLKINPKDHSSRLGLLKMIGRRRRLLAYINKQDSNRYQQLIKRLGLRR
- a CDS encoding CHRD domain-containing protein, with translation MSLITEVEVLNNPESTPDSIRFMTFNSALSDRRTEEGQLIEILQETDYELAQNNAAIIQYLRPEILLLQEFDYDPNGEGISLFQQNYLEIPQQVDGFNLDPIEYNYVYIPPTNTGELASVDLNNDGQIALPNDAYGFGNFPGQYGMVVLSQYPIEQDNVRTFQEFLWKDMPGGYLETNIGAEGTTPLTEYFSAEAIDVLRLSSKNHIDVPINVNGETIHVLASHPTPPVFDGAEKRNLKRNNDEIRLWADYISGGDRAEYIYDDQGNVGGLAAGARFIIMGDQNADPVDGDSDKGDPSLGRGAINQILTHPNVNTSVTPFAAGGVEAAYLQKDSNPEVYNQQGNPGHDTSGFDLRVDYVLPSDNLDIKSSGIFYPDTQDPLNRDIFLPEGTFETDQARDGYDNRVSDHHAVFVDISLGNNSDDVFRVNLFHQSDQEGFAAAPQDANRNAAVMNRLRSLNDDPTLFINSGDLWIAGLYLDASEAIFGLKGSGQVMINNYLNWQTVTWGNHEFDIPTDEVAQAITANPDLSIGLNNVFVPVEEDYITSANGRTDNSFTVAVEETENGEETVRTLRIHGNVADLSSPLYEVADLGSIHLHNAADGGAVVAPLEVNATEDRLSAYFTGVITLTEELEEALNNGELYVNVHSENYQSGEVKSVLNLDRTYPGTFFPYMSSNMDFAADPYLGPLQVEGMRSAQGLGNQTTMDPLYIDVGGETFAVVAATTPTMPSLASNSVANGGIVTPENWVADEQGYDDLAALIQEQIDRAIAGPDNILGTEDDVNKVIVATHMQRINIDIDELVPRLKDVDVYIAGGSNTIFQNRANPLYPGDEYQIESYPLLLENADGLPTAVVNTDMNHEYLGYLQLEFNSDGVIVNDFNGDGQYNFGTDLDFDISVSRAYPGDISQVEALNATNLYDSRIDNLATALSNQMNDKDSRWYGITDEFLNGQRLGGDFDGVRNQETNLANLIHDSYIWYSRFWDEDVVISMSNGSGIRASIGQILPDNSRTPNDANEAVGKPAGGISQADIESALAFNNSIALIDITGEELKIALESINGLGNGDGDNGAYQVGGFAYSFDPDQPEGMRVRNARFLNEDGSLGDFIIQDGEVMTGAQVFRMATLGFNASRIFSFIENQNRVNLDPNDPQNSTGGVIAETPADLPNNAPVFGNGSQQDSLAEYLYQFSRMGTDDPSDDVPLGTPDTLREEDTRIQILSYREDSLASDSPVEPPISELPQNVFGTDGDDRFDSVLPGEKMFVGAGQNLFTGAGNDVVDITLANGGNRIDLGSGDDLIFAGNGDRLIAGSGNDILFLGNGQGNNVVTGGPGADQFWLVTDSEDIPPMAQTITDFTPGEDVIGLATTDFSFEDLNITQSGSNTVVSLTPANQDLAILLNTQVSELTESSFVFA
- a CDS encoding peroxiredoxin, translated to MVKVGDRAPDFALTSQSGQTVKLSDFLGKKNVVLYFYPKDDTPGCTAESCAFRDSYEVFSEVGAEVIGISGDSVDSHVRFAGKYNLPFTLLSDQNNQVRKLFGVPATMFILPGRVTYVIDKEGIVRHIFDSMLDFKAHVEESLQILKTLG
- a CDS encoding DUF3464 family protein, producing MASESSREKIPFEPRQKKKKSPPQTTEPTPIKSPYRENSAFDTNKANLSAIPDIVSKRMITRMMAFAGIPTFLGISSFFMFYWIVSNELFKVPTTAVVLVTMGLFGSGVIGLSYGILSASWDEDTAGSFWGFREFRVNFSRMTSAWQSARKEAKNS
- a CDS encoding class I SAM-dependent methyltransferase, giving the protein MSQPSPYFDNLPTRINKGDRTAGMAFGKHIHWGYWENPQSATGTLEDFAGAAEALSAKMVEIAQISDNQTILDVGCGFGGTISYLNDHFDYLKLTGINIDGEQIKRARELVKPKGNNSIDFINANACAIPLDSLEGDRLLAVECIFAFPSRLEFFQEAYRLLKPGGKLTICDFLPVPWFAGIWQYWENKLNPRIATTYGTAKSSNPVFSFISLSQYQELAQKTGFKLATVVDITKNTLPTYPIVNRIMREANPNSTIFNTTEGLAIISRFGWMGYLILDFVKE